One genomic window of Mycteria americana isolate JAX WOST 10 ecotype Jacksonville Zoo and Gardens chromosome 6, USCA_MyAme_1.0, whole genome shotgun sequence includes the following:
- the R3HCC1L gene encoding coiled-coil domain-containing protein R3HCC1L translates to MRSRGVTRGRERASLSLPLPRPGAPRGGAGWGGPGAAEAAARSGGGPGAATGSSGTMQQEAEGGRPRRRKPDMALYVPKARRERAAQAAGDVPARHCWEPENHRLVQDACPGSGEEQRRSPRARTQVRRAARRESKVDAGPKEPRAASAGHCRRPGGSCPITPESLGASPSVREPCPDPAVAQPWDGQDKASRDEGLGELSRSHRMMRTEPDPPSPPSAQPGAVEATPEPGGDPASPMPPASSMPACWTGPSGVSEHLGDSALDPAGDLPQCPGEAVLLLAGAGDRGSVPGLAWEAAGPKAQGEEREPGGFLLAGQNEGCAAGVPTEEEEEERQGGMAELAGESTSDVPGAGCETGCSRGGMGDTPVLPRENTPKQDVGSPSHLPPGKEESAVGARHPGGEGIPVPAAEGAGSTSACTDGSAGAENCLLGAGEELTSGTWEGAPPGSCEPPPCLELLCHGIEGLSPAAWAEEPAGADEDVGSPQQHRCSREAEEEEGGLCSGSPKAEPASAGTLNQASPGAEESWDALFNDDGDCLDPRLLEELSGGEKRRESRQSPRFDYYGAEPAAPDLSDAELPHVIEIYDFPSDFRTEDLLRVFCSYQKKGFDIKWVDDTHALGIFSSPITAHDALSTKHLMVKTRPLSQGTRASKAKARAYADYLQPAKERPETSAALARRLVIGALGVRSNQTPAQRDAERRKLQEARERKRLENKQREDAWEGRE, encoded by the exons GCAGCAGTGGCACCATGCAGCAGGAGGCGGAGGGCGGCCGGCCACGCCGCAGGAAGCCTGACATGGCCCTCTACGTGCCCAAAGCACGGCGGGAGAGAGCAGCGCAAGCGGCGGGTGACGTGCCAGCCAGGCACTGCTGGGAGCCCGAGAACCACCGCCTGGTGCAGGATGCTTGCCCAGGCAGTGGCGAGGAGCAGAGGCGAAGCCCCCGTGCCAGGACACAGGTGCGCAGAGCGGCGAGGAGGGAGAGCAAGGTGGATGCCGGCCCGAAGGAGCCACGGGCAGCCTCTGCCGGGCACTGCCGGAGGCCGGGAGGCAGCTGCCCCATCACACCGGAGAGCCTGGGGGCATCACCCAGCGTGCGGGAGCCGTGCCCGGATCCAGCTGTTGCCCAGCCCTGGGACGGGCAGGACAAAGCATCCCGTGATGAAGGACTCGGGGAGCTCAGCCGTAGCCACCGGATGATGAGGACCGAGCCTGACCCTCCATCCCCACCGAGTGCCCAGCCTGGGGCCGTAGAGGCTACCCCTGAGCCTGGGGGCGACCCTGCTAGCCCAATGCCCCCTGCTAGCTCAATGCCGGCATGTTGGACAGGGCCAAGTGGCGTGTCGGAGCATCTGGGGGACAGTGCCCTGGATCCAGCCGGGGACCTCCCCCAGTGCCCGGGAGAGgctgtcctgctgctggcaggggcgGGTGACCGGGGCAGCGTGCCTGGGCTGGCGTGGGAGGCTGCGGGTCCGAAAGCccaaggagaggaaagggagccTGGGGGGTTTCTCCTGGCAGGGCAGAACGAGGGCTGTGCCGCTGGGGTGCcgacagaggaggaggaagaggagaggcagggaggtaTGGCTGAGCTTGCTGGGGAGAGCACCTCGGATGTACCAGGAGCTGGCTGTGAAACCGGGTGCTCAAGAGGTGGCATGGGTGACACGCCGGTGCTCCCCAGGGAGAATACCCCGAAGCAGGATGTGGGCAGCCCATCCCACCTCCCACCCGGCAAGGAGGAGAGCGCTGTCGGGGCCAGGCATCCCGGTGGGGAGGGCATCCCGGTGCCTGCTGCGGAGGGAGCGGGCAGCACCTCTGCCTGCACAGacggcagcgctggggctgagAATTGCCTGTTGGGTGCTGGCGAGGAGCTGACGAGCGGCACGTGGGAGGGGGCACCCCCGGGGAGCTGCGAACCCCCGCCATGCCTGGAGCTGCTGTGCCACGGCATAGAGGGGCTCTCGCCCGCGGCCTGGGCCGAGGAGCCGGCGGGGGCAGACGAGGACGTGGGctcaccgcagcagcaccggtgCAGCCgggaggctgaggaggaagagggaggtcTCTGCAGTGGCTCCCCAAAGGCAGAGCCCGCCAGCGCCGGGACCCTGAACCAGGCCAGCCCAGGCGCTGAGGAGAGCTGGGACGCGCTGTTCAACGATGACGGAGACTGCCTGGACCCGCGCCTGCTGGAGGAG ctctCGGGAGGTGAGAAGCGCCGGGAGAGCCGGCAGTCACCCCGCTTCGACTACTACGGGGCCGAGCCTGCCGCACCGGACCTCAGCGATGCCGAGCTGCCCCATGTCATTGAGATCTATGATTTCCCCTCGGATTTCCGCACCGAGGACCTGCTGCGTGTCTTCTGCAGCTATCA GAAAAAAGGCTTTGATATTAAGTGGGTGGACGATACACACGCCCTGGGCATCTTCTCCAGCCCCATAACAG CACATGATGCCCTCAGCACCAAACACCTGATGGTGAAGACTCGGCCGCTCTCCCAGGGCACCCGTGCCTCTAAAGCCAAAGCCAGGGCGTACGCCG ACTACCTGCAGCCAGCCAAGGAGCGCCCCGAAACATCGGCTGCCCTGGCCAGGCGGTTGGTGATCGGCGCCCTGGGGGTACGCAGCAACCAGACGCCAGCCCAGCGAGATGCCGAGCGGAGGAAGCTGCAAGAAGCCCGGG AGAGGAAGCGCCTGGAGAACAAGCAGCGGGAGGATGCCTGGGAGGGCCGGGAGTGA
- the LOXL4 gene encoding lysyl oxidase homolog 4 codes for MAMLAGVSPILLSLVLLLCRVVPSGQEPAPVQLRLAGPRGPAGEGRLEVLYQGRWGTICDDGFDFHAATVACRQLGYAAAVTWTHSATYGQGEGPIWLDNVRCGGSEGSLAECIHNGWGTSDCHHGEDAGVVCSGQRLPGAPPQATTSGHLREVPGLSLEEVRLKPILARTKLSVPVTEGAVEVKHNGRWRQVCDAGWTRNNSRVVCGMLGFPREKHVNTSFYRKLWNMKLKDPNSSLKTLSQKNSFWVHRVRCQGTEPHLARCPTQVAPPATHQHACPRGMHAIVSCLPGPAFQKGRGKGRSKTSPGKVLPVRLRAGTHAGEGRVEVLRHGRWGTVCDKQWDLAAASVVCRQLGYGTAKQALVGAQMGQGLGPIHMSEVRCTGHEQSLGECRFQDAERSGCRHEADAAVRCHMPHMEFQSQVRLAGGRSPEEGVVEVLVPVQGRLQWGAVCGAQWGLNEAMVVCRQLGLGFASHALQETWYWAGSPDAARVVMSGVRCAGTELALQQCQRHGPVHCPSGGGRFSAGVTCTAHAPDLVMNAQLVQETAYLEDRPLELLYCAHEERCLSRSADDMHWPYGHRRLLRFSSQIHNLGRADFRPRMGRHAWTWHQCHRHFHSIEVFTHYDLLTLNGSKVAEGHKASFCLEDTNCPEGLQRRFACANFGEQGVSVGCWDTYRHDIDCQWIDITDVPPGSYTFQVVVNPKHEVAESDFSNNVMRCQCKYDGQRVWMHGCHTSDAYGADVVSDLERRERLANNLV; via the exons ATGGCAATGCTGGCTGGTGTGAGCCCCATCCTGctctccctggtgctgctgctgtgccggGTGGTCCCCAgtgggcaggagccagccccgGTGCAGCTGCGGCTGGCAGGGCCGCGGGGTCCGGCCGGGGAGGGCCGGCTGGAGGTGCTGTACCAGGGGCGCTGGGGCACCATCTGCGACGACGGCTTCGACTTCCACGCAGCCACCGTCGCCTGCCGGCAGCTGGGCTACGCTGCGGCTGTCACCTGGACCCATAGTGCCACCTACGGCCAAGGGGAAG gCCCCATCTGGCTGGACAATGTGCGGTGTGGGGGCAGCGAGGGCTCCCTGGCAGAGTGCATCCACAACGGCTGGGGCACCAGTGACTGCCACCACGGCGAGGATGCCGGCGTGGTGTGCTCGGGACAGCGCctgcccggtgcccccccccaggcTACCACCTCTGGTCACCTGCGAGAG GTGCCGGGGCTGAGCCTGGAGGAGGTGCGGCTCAAGCCCATCCTGGCACGGACCAAGCTGAGCGTGCCGGTGACGGAGGGTGCCGTGGAGGTGAAGCACAACGGGCGCTGGAGGCAGGTGTGTGATGCCGGCTGGACCAGGAACAACAGCCGCGTGGTCTGCGGGATGCTGGGCTTCCCCCGGGAGAAGCACGTCAACACCAGCTTCTACCG GAAGCTCTGGAACATGAAGCTGAAGGACCCCAACTCCAG CCTGAAGACCCTCAGCCAGAAGAACAGCTTCTGGGTCCATAGGGTGCGGTGCCAGGGCACGGAGCCCCACCTGGCCCGCTGCCCCACGCAGGTGGCCCCGCCAGCCACCCACCAGCACGCCTGTCCCCGCGGCATGCATGCCATCGTCAGCTGCCTCCCCGGCCCTGCCTTCCAGAAGGGCAGGGGCAAGGGCAGGAGCAAGACCTCCCCAGGAAAG GTCCTCCCGGTGCGGCTGCGAGCAGGCACCCACGCCGGCGAGGGCCGGGTGGAGGTGCTGCGCCACGGGCGGTGGGGCACTGTGTGTGACAAGCAGTGGGACCTGGCCGCAGCCAGCgtggtgtgcaggcagctgggctacGGGACGGCAAAGCAGGCCCTGGTGGGAGCACAGATGGGCCAAG GCCTGGGACCCATCCACATGAGCGAGGTGCGGTGCACCGGCCACGAGCAGTCCCTGGGCGAGTGCCGCTTCCAGGATGCCGAGCGGAGCGGGTGCCGGCACGAGGCTGACGCTGCCGTCCGCTGCCACATGCCCCACATGGAATTCCAGAGCCAG GTGCGGCTGGCCGGGGGCCGCAGCCCCGAGGAGGGTGTGGTGGAGGTGCTGGTGCCGGTGCAGGGGCGGCTGCAGTGGGGCGCGGTGTGCGGTGCGCAGTGGGGGCTGAATGAGGCCATGGTCGTCTGccggcagctggggctgggctttgCCAGCCATGCCCTCCAG gAGACGTGGTACTGGGCAGGCAGCCCCGATGCCGCCCGGGTGGTGATGAGCGGGGTGCGCTGCGCCGGCACCGAGCTGGCCCTCCAGCAGTGCCAGCGCCACGGCCCCGTCCACTGCCCCAGCGGCGGGGGACGCTTCTCGGCGGGGGTCACCTGCACCGCCC ACGCCCCGGACTTGGTGATGAATGCCCAGCTGGTGCAGGAGACAGCCTACCTGGAGGACCGGCCGCTGGAGCTGCTGTACTGCGCCCATGAGGAGCGCTGCCTCTCCCGCTCTGCCGACGACATGCACTGGCCCTAcggccaccgccgcctcctccgctTCTCCTCCCAAATCCACAACCTGGGCAGAGCCGATTTCCGACCCAGGATGGGTCGCCACGCCTGGACCTGGCACCAGTGCCACCG GCACTTCCACAGCATCGAGGTCTTCACCCACTATGACCTGCTGACGCTCAACGGCTCCAAGGTGGCCGAGGGGCACAAGGCCAGCTTTTGCCTGGAGGACACCAACTGCCCCGAGG gGCTGCAGCGACGCTTCGCCTGTGCCAACTTTGGGGAGCAGGGGGTGAGCGTGGGGTGCTGGGACACCTATCGCCACGACATCGACTGCCAGTGGATCGACATCACCGACGTGCCACCAGGCAGCTACACCTTCCAG GTGGTCGTGAACCCCAAGCATGAGGTGGCCGAGTCGGACTTCTCCAACAACGTTATGCGGTGCCAGTGCAAGTACGATGGGCAGCGCGTCTGGATGCATGGCTGCCACACGA GTGATGCCTACGGTGCCGACGTGGTGAGCGATCTGGAGCGACGGGAGCGCCTGGCCAACAACCTCGTATGA
- the PYROXD2 gene encoding pyridine nucleotide-disulfide oxidoreductase domain-containing protein 2, producing the protein MAGHCGAMAAGLWARLGTGCPSRWPRGWHLSPGLRGARLAHAGAADRLQREYDAVVIGAGHNGLVAAAYLQRAGVRTAVLEKRHVLGGAAVTEEIVPGFKFSRASYLLSLLRPQIYAELELQRHGLRVLPRDPYSFTPLLEDRSPPRSLLLGHDMAQTQRQIAQFSQKDAQAYPEYESFMGGLVSALDPLLDAPPVDTAALGQGSLLQRLRALQALRPLLRAGLVLGWQLPRYYEVLTAPISKILDQWFESEPLKATLATDAVIGAMASPHTPGSGYVLLHHVMGELEGRRGAWGYVAGGMGALSQAIARAAAAWGAHIFAEKAVCHVLLGRDGRAQGVALQDGTEVRSKLVLSNASPQITFLELTPQEQLPKDFVQRIRQVDTRSPVTKINVAVDRLPSFLAAPNARDGQPLPHHQCSIHLNCEDTHLLHQAFTEATHGYPSTRPMIELCIPSALDPGLAPRGCHVVSLFTQYTPSMLAGGWPWDEQARNAYADTVFDCIEAYAPGFKASVIGRDILTPPDLERIFGLPGGVEHLPWRDVSGPAVLRPASTILLGLPVPNSQLVPLWKWSPPWRRSDGSSGTQCRPGGP; encoded by the exons ATGGCCGGGCACTGCGGGGcgatggcagccgggctctgggcaAGGCTGGGCACAGGCTGCCCTTCCCGCTGGCCGCGGGGCTGGCAtctgtccccggggctgcggggagcgcgGCTGGCCCATGCCGGGGCTGCAGACCGGCTGCAGCGGGAGTATGACGCAGTGGTGATCGGGGCAG GGCACAACGGGCTGGTGGCA GCTGCCTACCTGCAGCGGGCAGGGGTGCGCACGGCCGTGCTGGAGAAACGCCACGTGCTGGGCGGCGCAGCCGTCACGGAGGAGATTGTGCCAG GCTTCAAGTTCTCCCGGGCGTCGTACCTGCTCAGCCTGCTGCGGCCGCAGATCTACGCCGAGCTGGAGCTGCAG CGGCACGGCCTGAGGGTGCTCCCGCGGGACCCCTACTCCTTCACCCCACTGCTGGAGGACAGgagccccccccgctccctcctgctgGGGCATGACATGGCCCAGACCCAGCGGCAGATTGCTCAGTTCTCCCAGAAGGATGCCCAG GCTTACCCTGAGTACGAGTCATTCATGGGGGGCTTGGTGTCGGCCCTCGACCCACTGCTGGATGCCCCCCCGGTGGATACAGCTGCCCTGGGACAGGGCTCCCTGCTCCAGCGGCTCAGGGCCCTGCAAGCCCTGCGGCCCCTGCTGCGGGCAG ggctggtgctggggtggcAGCTGCCCCGCTATTACGAGGTGCTCACAGCCCCCATCTCCAAG ATCCTGGATCAGTGGTTTGAGTCAGAGCCCCTGAAGGCGACTCTGGCTACTGACGCGGTGATTGGAGCCATGGCCAGCCCCCACACCCCCGGCAGTGG GTACGTGCTGTTGCACCATGTGATGGGTGAGCTGGAGGGACGGCGGGGGGCCTGGGGCTACGTGGCTGGCGGGATGGGAGCCCTGTCCCAAGCCATCGCCCGCGCAGCGGCTGCCTGGGGAGCCCACATCTTTGCTGAGAAG GCAGTGTGCCacgtgctgctgggcagggacgGGCGGGCGCAGGGTGTCGCGCTGCAGGACGGGACGGAGGTGAGGAGCAAACTGGTGCTGTCCAACGCCTCCCCCCAAATCACCTTCCTGGAGCTCACCCCACAG GAGCAGCTGCCAAAGGATTTTGTCCAGCGGATCCGGCAGGTCGACACACGCTCCCCTGTCACCAAGATCAACG TGGCCGTGGATCGGCTGCCGAGCTTCCTGGCTGCCCCCAACGCTCGCGAtggccagcccctgccccaccacCAGTGCTCCATCCATCTCAACTGCGAGGACACCCACCTCCTGCACCAGGCCTTCACTGAGGCCACCCATGGGTACCCCTCCACCAG GCCCATGATCGAACTCTGCATCCCCTCAGCGCTGGACCCAGGGCTGGCCCCACGGGGCTGCCACGTCGTGTCCCTCTTCACCCAGTACACCCCTTCCATGCTGGCGGGTGGGTGGCCCTGGGACGAGCAGGCCAGAAATGCATATGCAGACACAG TGTTTGACTGCATCGAAGCCTATGCCCCAGGGTTCAAGGCATCCGTCATCGGCAGGGACATCCTGACACCACCAGACCTGGAAAGGATCTTTGGGCTGCCTGGTGGGGTGG AACATCTTCCATGGAGGGATGTCTCTGGACCAGCTGTACTTCGCCCGGCCAGCACCATTCTACTCGGGCTACCGGTCCCCAATTCCCAGCTTGTACCTCTGTGGAAGTGGAGCCCACCCTG GAGGAGGAGTGATGGGAGCAGCGGGACGCAATGCCGCCCAGGTGGCCCTTGA